A genomic region of Trifolium pratense cultivar HEN17-A07 linkage group LG3, ARS_RC_1.1, whole genome shotgun sequence contains the following coding sequences:
- the LOC123914213 gene encoding protein ECERIFERUM 26-like, whose product MVFSHEEKESLVYDVRLSSVGPGRVTGSDVFHNPGGLDLAMKLHYLKVVYLYDSKAAQGLTIAKIKESMFSVFNHYFITCGRFRRSDSGRPFIKCNDCGARTIEAKCTKTLDEWLSMRDWPSYKLLVSQQVIGPELSFSPPVLLQVTQFKCGGISLGLSWAHVLGDPLSASDFINLWGQTLNNLSLKSPFNIPRSAPTPLKSGLEKNPATVKQVDPVGDHWILANNKKMDTFSFHITSSQMNKLQAQIWSPNDEQTPHFESLCAIIWRCIARVREGSEPTTVTICRPDPNGRGNDIIGNDQLICKVEAGNECSIVDTNLKILASMLVDQGIDERNQIEEVVEKDHGVTDFFVYGANLTFLDLEDVNVYDLKLKGQKPRFVYYTLQGVGDEGVVLVLPWSKDPSINNIDGKFVTIILPEDEMVKLKSELKMNGVMFEGVY is encoded by the exons ATGGTTTTCTCACATGAAGAGAAAGAGAGTTTAGTGTATGATGTAAGACTATCTTCAGTTGGACCGGGTCGGGTCACCGGATCAGATGTTTTCCACAACCCCGGCGGTTTGGACTTGGCCATGAAACTTCACTACCTTAAAGTGGTTTATTTATATGACTCTAAGGCCGCACAAGGCCTAACCAttgcaaaaataaaagagtCCATGTTCAGTGTATTCAACCATTACTTTATTACTTGTGGCCGATTTCGACGATCGGATTCAGGCCGACCGTTCATCAAATGTAATGATTGTGGAGCTAGGACAATTGAGGCCAAATGCACCAAAACTCTAGATGAATGGCTTTCTATGAGGGATTGGCCTTCCTATAAATTGCTCGTCTCTCAACAAGTCATTGGACCAGAATTATCGTTTTCTCCTCCCGTTTTATTGCAG GTAACTCAATTCAAGTGTGGTGGGATTTCATTGGGTCTTAGTTGGGCCCATGTACTTGGGGACCCACTTTCAGCTTCAGATTTCATCAACCTATGGGGCCAAACCTTGAACAATTTGAGCCTAAAAAGTCCTTTCAACATTCCAAGATCCGCCCCAACACCCCTTAAATCAGGGCTCGAAAAGAATCCGGCTACGGTTAAACAGGTCGACCCGGTTGGCGATCACTGGATCCTagccaacaacaaaaaaatggaCACATTCTCCTTCCACATAACTAGCTCTCAAATGAATAAATTGCAAGCCCAAATTTGGAGTCCGAATGATGAACAAACCCCTCATTTTGAATCCCTATGCGCAATAATTTGGCGTTGCATTGCCCGAGTTCGAGAAGGATCCGAACCCACAACAGTGACTATTTGCCGACCCGACCCTAATGGTAGGGGCAATGATATAATTGGAAATGACCAATTGATATGCAAGGTTGAAGCTGGAAACGAATGTTCTATTGTTGACactaatttgaaaattttggcTAGCATGCTTGTGGATCAAGGTATTGATGAGAGGAATCAAATTGAGGAAGTTGTAGAAAAAGATCATGGGGTGACTGATTTTTTTGTCTATGGTGCTAATTTGACATTTCTTGACTTAGAAGATGTCAATGTGTATGACTTAAAATTGAAGGGACAAAAACCCAGATTTGTTTATTACACACTTCAAGGGGTTGGAGATGAAGGTGTTGTTTTGGTGCTTCCTTGGTCAAAAGATCCTAGCATAAATAATATTGATGGAAAGTTTGTTACCATTATATTGCCAGAAGATGAAATGGTGAAACTTAAATCTGAGCTTAAGATGAATGGTGTTATGTTTGAAGGTGtttattaa
- the LOC123914214 gene encoding myb-like protein X yields the protein MSRCFPFPPPGYEKKTRTDEVDIIKKEKDRERKHKKDKKDKEKKESKDKREKEGRDKKHKEKDKKDKNREKKKDKDKDRDRDRDKDKDRDKNKTSAADGKGLPGQAEGLNAVKLQKEIKPDKKGIFVDNKITRQYTGNNGEMDRDNNHLAEENKDSKFLLELERRIKDDNGGAGNQLAQKFTNADHRKDEGTVRLLARNSSALHGGSEKLKDKGFDAKKIDGKGIHAEVRPVGNTAVQNHAGKGIHAEVRPVGNTAVQNHAGNFHPKTDGTPKLLGKYSDGNLEARVGGKEKVDEKKDGGKEKVKEKKDEGKEKVKEKKDEGKEKVKKKKDDKRGEKRKNKEEKKGHGKDKDRDKDKKEKTKEHTELKTTEQNKLKENNNVGPIHSNSFTQISKNGHENYVGVENPKKRKEIESNGVPHASENWPSKLPRPSSSHPFKENGRILEPCQISISNSSDRSGVATSSAKVENKECKINGFIEAQPLVVPSNKTHAATVPTIPLIEASSKPSHPDTKYLSRIYSVPKVVWSDLDDQEWLFDRQERKPAVKSSEAGETPQVWAEAVHIEPADVYALPYVIPY from the exons GAAAAGGATAGGgaaagaaaacataaaaaagataagaaggacaaagagaagaaagaaagtaaggataaaagagagaaagaaggaCGAGATAAAAAGCATAAGGAAAAGGATAAAAAGGATAAAAACagggaaaaaaagaaagacaagGACAAAGACAGAGACAGAGACAGAGACAAAGACAAAGATAGAGATAAAAACAAAACCAGTGCTGCTGATGGCAAGGGACTTCCGGGACAAGCTGAGGGTCTCAATGCAGTCAAACTCCAAAAAGAAATCAAGCCTGATAAGAAAGGTATATTTGTCGACAATAAAATTACCAGACAGTATACTGGTAACAATGGGGAGATGGAtagagataataatcatctggCCGAGGAGAACAAGGATTCTAAATTCCTCCTCGAGTTGGAGAGGAGAATTAAGGATGATAATGGAGGGGCCGGTAATCAATTGGCTCAAAAGTTTACAAATGCGGACCATAGAAAGGATGAAGGGACTGTTAGGTTGTTGGCTAGGAATAGTAGTGCCTTGCATGGTGGCAGTGAAAAACTCAAGGATAAGGGTTTTGATGCTAAGAAGATTGATGGGAAAGGAATCCATGCCGAGGTACGACCTGTTGGAAATACAGCAGTTCAGAATCATGCTGGGAAAGGAATCCATGCTGAGGTACGACCTGTTGGAAATACAGCAGTTCAGAATCATGCTGGAAATTTTCATCCTAAAACTGATGGAACGCCCAAACTTTTGGGTAAGTATTCTGACGGGAATTTGGAAGCAAGAGTTGGAGGAAAAGAAAAGGTTGATGAAAAGAAAGATGGAGGAAAAGAAAAGGTCAAGGAAAAGAAAGACGAAGGGAAAGAAAAAGTCAAGGAAAAGAAAGACGAAGGAAAAGAGAAGgtcaagaaaaagaaagatgataAACGAggagaaaaaaggaaaaataaagagGAGAAGAAAGGGCATGGGAAGGACAAAGACAGGGATAAAGATAAGAAAGAGAAAACTAAGGAGCATACTGAACTTAAAACCACGGAGCAgaataaattgaaagaaaataacaaTGTTGGTCCTATACATTCAAATTCCTTCACACAGATTAGCAAGAACGGCCATGAGAATTATGTTGGTGTTGAAAATCCCAAGAAACGGAAGGAGATAGAGTCAAATGGAGTTCCACATG CCAGTGAGAATTGGCCGAGTAAGTTGCCAAGACCGTCCTCTTCTCACCCATTCAAGGAAAATGGAAGGATATTGGAACCTtgccaaatttcaatttcaaattcttcAGATAGGTCAGGAGTAGCCACAAGCAGTGCTAAGGTAGAAAACAAGGAATGCAAGATAAATGGCTTCATTGAAGCTCAACCACTTGTAGTACCCTCAAATAAGACTCATGCTGCAACTGTGCCAACTATTCCATTAATTGAAGCATCTTCAAAACCATCCCATCCGGATACCAAATATCTAAGCCGCATATATTCGGTACCTAAAGTGGTATGGTCTGATTTGGATGATCAAGAATGGTTGTTTGACAGGCAAGAAAGAAAACCCGCAGTGAAATCTTCAGAGGCTGGAGAGACACCACAagtatgggcagaagctgtgcACATAGAGCCAGCAGATGTTTATGCTCTGCCATATGTCATTCCATACTGA